CGATCGCGTCAAAGTGGAATTAACACCCTACGACTTAACTAAAGGTAGAATCACCTATCGCCTGCGGAAGAAATAAATCTACTAGAGAATCTTACCATACATAACTTAACTGGTCTTTTTCTAGTTACATAACTGAAATATTTCTTCTAAAAATGCTATAATTTACTATTTGGAGTCAATTTTAAAGGCATGAAAGTCAGAGCCTCAGTTAAGAAAATTTGTGAAAAGTGCAGCGTGATCAAGCGTCGTGGTCGCGTTATGGTGATTTGTGAAAATCCCAAACACAAACAACGCCAAGGATAGAAATTATCTATTCCCCGCAAAGTTAAACCCGCGACAATCAAACAGCTAAGTTCACGATATCGCACTTTGCTAACTGCAACTACGAAAACAATAGGGAGAGATTCATTGTGGCACGGATTTCCGGCGTAGACCTTCCCCGCGATAAGCGTGTAGAAATTGGTCTAACATACATTTACGGAATTGGCTTAACTAGATCACATCAAATTCTTGCAGCTACTGGTGTAAACCCAGATATCCGCGTAAAAGACCTATCTGATGCTGATGTGGCTGCCCTCAGAGGAGAAATCGAAAGCAACTATCAAGTTGAAGGAGATTTGCGCCGCTTAGAAGGACTAAATATTAAGCGTTTGATTGATATTGGCTGTTACAGAGGGCGTAGACACCGCATGGGCTTACCAGTGCGTGGGCAAAGAACTCGTACCAACGCTAGAACCAGACGTGGCAGAAGACAGACAGTGGCTGGTAAGAAGAAAGCCCCAGGCAAATAACTTTTCTAAACTTGCTTATTACAGCAAGTTGTACCTTAAATTCACTAAAGAAATATGGCCAGACAACCAACGAAAAAATCCGGGAGCAAAAAGCAGAAGCGGAACGTACCCAGTGGGGTTGCCTACATTCAGTCTACCTTCAACAATAGCATTGTCACGATTACCGATCAAAATGGAGATGTGATCTCCTGGGCAAGTGCTGGTTCTAGTGGATTTAAAGGGGCAAAAAAGGGAACTCCCTTTGCGGCACAAACCGCTGCTGAAAGCGCAGCTAGACGAGCCACAGACCAAGGAATGCGGCAAATCGAAGTGATGGTGAGTGGTCCCGGTGCAGGTAGAGAAACCGCTATTCGGGCGCTTCAAGGTGCAGGATTGGAAATTACACTCATTCGAGATATTACCCCAATTCCCCACAACGGTTGCCGTCCACCCAAGCGCCGTCGAGTTTAAACAGAACTTATTTGGCTCTGAAGCCAGAAGATTAAAAGCTCTGGAAAATGACAAATAATGCCCTCTGTGGCTTGTCAATTTGAACTATTTCCCCAAGCGAATACTTGTCACTCGATTTTGGATTTACGATTTTGGATTTACGATTTTGGATTTTGGATTGACTCCACCTTAAAGTGTAGAAGCTCGAAAATTTTAGGTTTTGGATTGACAATTTTTCCGTTGTGAAAATGACGGGGTTTGTACCAAATTTTTTTAATCTAAAATCTAAAATCTAAAATCTAAAATTCCCGGTTAAATTTAAACGCATGGGGTAAATAAGTTCACGTAGGAAAACAATAGCGTGTCAGCTTTTCTCCTGGAGAGGGTTGCCATACCTTGTAGAAATCAAACAATAATGCCTGTGGTCTAAATTGAGGAATCAACGTTGATTAAC
The window above is part of the Dolichospermum sp. DET69 genome. Proteins encoded here:
- the rpmJ gene encoding 50S ribosomal protein L36, which encodes MKVRASVKKICEKCSVIKRRGRVMVICENPKHKQRQG
- the rpsM gene encoding 30S ribosomal protein S13 codes for the protein MARISGVDLPRDKRVEIGLTYIYGIGLTRSHQILAATGVNPDIRVKDLSDADVAALRGEIESNYQVEGDLRRLEGLNIKRLIDIGCYRGRRHRMGLPVRGQRTRTNARTRRGRRQTVAGKKKAPGK
- the rpsK gene encoding 30S ribosomal protein S11; translation: MARQPTKKSGSKKQKRNVPSGVAYIQSTFNNSIVTITDQNGDVISWASAGSSGFKGAKKGTPFAAQTAAESAARRATDQGMRQIEVMVSGPGAGRETAIRALQGAGLEITLIRDITPIPHNGCRPPKRRRV